The following coding sequences lie in one Mycobacterium sp. Z3061 genomic window:
- a CDS encoding lipid-transfer protein, producing the protein MLMSAPEPLYILGAGMHPWGKWGRDFTEYGVVAARAALAEAGLDWRQIQLVAGADTIRNGYPGFIAGSTFAQKLGWNGVPVSSSYAACASGSQALQSARAHILAGFCDVALVIGADTTPKGAFAPVGGERKNDPDWQRFHLIGAMNPVYFALLARRRMDLYGATSEDFAQVKVKNSQHGLQNPNARYRKESSVEDVLASPVVSDPLRQLDICATSDGAAALIVASADFARKHLGSLEGVPSVRAVSTVTPQYPQHLPELPDIATDSTAVVPAPERVFKDQILDAAYAEAGIGPEDVSMAEVYDLSTALELDWYEHLGLCPKGEAEALLRSGATALGGRVPVNPSGGLACFGEAIPAQAIAQVCELTWQLRGQATGRQVENATVGVTANQGLFGHGSSVIVAR; encoded by the coding sequence CTGCTCATGAGTGCTCCCGAACCGCTCTACATCCTCGGCGCGGGCATGCACCCGTGGGGCAAGTGGGGCCGCGACTTCACCGAATACGGCGTGGTCGCCGCCCGTGCGGCACTGGCTGAGGCCGGTCTGGACTGGCGACAGATCCAGTTGGTCGCCGGGGCCGACACCATCCGCAACGGCTACCCGGGCTTCATCGCCGGGTCGACGTTCGCGCAGAAGCTCGGCTGGAACGGGGTGCCGGTCAGCTCCAGCTACGCCGCCTGCGCCAGCGGCTCGCAGGCACTGCAAAGCGCCCGCGCGCACATCCTGGCCGGCTTCTGCGACGTCGCGCTGGTCATCGGCGCGGACACCACGCCTAAAGGCGCCTTCGCGCCGGTGGGCGGGGAACGCAAGAACGACCCGGACTGGCAGCGGTTCCACCTGATCGGTGCCATGAACCCGGTCTATTTCGCGCTGCTGGCGCGGCGCCGGATGGACCTCTATGGCGCCACCTCCGAGGACTTCGCACAGGTGAAGGTCAAGAACTCCCAGCACGGCCTGCAGAACCCGAATGCCCGCTACCGCAAGGAATCCTCGGTGGAGGACGTGCTGGCCAGCCCGGTGGTCTCCGACCCGCTGCGCCAGCTCGACATCTGCGCCACGTCCGACGGCGCGGCCGCGCTGATCGTGGCCAGCGCGGATTTCGCCCGCAAGCACCTGGGCTCGCTGGAGGGTGTGCCCTCGGTGCGCGCGGTCAGCACGGTGACTCCGCAGTACCCCCAGCACCTGCCCGAATTGCCCGACATCGCAACGGATTCCACCGCCGTGGTGCCCGCACCCGAGCGGGTGTTCAAGGACCAGATCCTCGATGCCGCCTACGCCGAGGCCGGCATCGGGCCGGAGGACGTCAGCATGGCTGAGGTGTACGACCTGTCCACTGCTCTGGAGCTCGACTGGTACGAGCATTTGGGGCTGTGCCCGAAGGGCGAAGCCGAGGCGCTGCTGCGATCCGGGGCAACGGCTTTGGGGGGCCGCGTTCCGGTCAACCCGTCGGGTGGCCTGGCGTGCTTCGGCGAGGCAATCCCAGCCCAGGCGATCGCTCAGGTCTGCGAGTTGACCTGGCAGTTGCGCGGTCAGGCGACGGGCCGGCAGGTGGAGAACGCGACCGTCGGCGTCACCGCTAATCAGGGACTGTTCGGTCACGGTTCATCGGTGATCGTCGCCCGCTAG